The following DNA comes from Terriglobales bacterium.
CGCCCGTCATGCCCAGCACGCGCGCGCCCCGGCCGTGCGGAAAAAGCGCTTTGAGCAGTGGCCGGGCTTCAGGGGAACTGTCTTCAATGGCAGAAATAGCGCGGGCGATGGCGCGGGGATCGCCTGCCCGGACACGCTCCACCCAGGTTTGGATCGGTTGGGACACGCTGGAAGCGCCTAGTGTACCGGGTCGCGTGGCAGGTGTCAGGTGCCGGGTCCTGAACTAGTTCCCTACCTTAACCGCATCCTTGTCCACAAACTCCTCGAGCACGGCCTTGCGCAGCAGATCCGGCGGCAGCAGTCCCTGTGCCAGGATGAAGTCGTGGAACTTTTGCTGGTCAAACTTCGCCCCTAGCTTCCCTTCCAGCTCGTGGCGCAGGTCCACCAGTCGGGTGTAGCCGTAGAAGTATGCGGTCGCCTGGCCGGGCGCGCGGAAGGTGTAGCGCTCCACTTCCTGGTTGGCCATGGCGTCCGACAGCACCACTTCCGTGGTCAGCACGTCGTGCGCCTGTTGCGGGGTGACCTTGCCCATCTGCAGCTCGGGGTCGAGGAACGCGCGCGCGGCGCGCTGCAGGCGGAACTGCAGGGAGCAGAGCTGGCCTTCGAGTGACATGTAGGGCTTGATGATGGCCTCAGAGTAGAGGCCCCAGCCTTCGACGTTGGTGCTGTTGAAGGCGTAGATGACACGGGCGGACGAGACGCCGTTTTCCACGATGGCGGCGAACTGCATCTCGTGACCGGGCCGGGCTTCGTGCGCCACCAGCGACCAGGATGCCGCTTCGTGGGTGAAGTCGTCCATGCGCTGGGTGGCTTCCTTGGAGCCGGGAGGCGCCGGGATGTTCAGCGGCAGGATGAACTCGCCCATCTCGCCGGTGTTGCCCAGCAGGCGGGGCGGGCGCATGTTGGGCGCGGGCAAACCGGCGCTCTCCGCAGCCGAAGCCAGGCGGATGCGCGCCGCCCGCTCCGGTAAGGTGACGAGCTTTTGCCGGCGGATGATGTCTTCAATCCGGCCCAGGCGCTCCCGGTAGTGCGGCAGAATCGCTTCGCCGATGAGTTGATCCTTCTTCAGTTTGCGGATGACGTCGCGGTAATCCGTGGCGCCGTTCCAGCCTCGCAGGCGGGCGACCTCGGGCGCGATCTTCTGCATCTCCAGGCGGATCTCGCGAAACGCCTGGTGCGCCCGCTCCACCAGTTCTCCCGGGGGAATGTCCACGCCATACTGCCGCAGATTGAAGGCGTAGAGTTCCGGCGGCAGGCGGAAGTCGGTGCGCGCCTTGGGCAGCACCTCCTTGCGCAGGAATTCGTCATAGGCGGCGAGCTGCTCTTTCAGCTTGGCGAAGGGCGC
Coding sequences within:
- a CDS encoding DUF885 domain-containing protein — protein: MAALLLASALALPVAAQQPPQATPARKPAHWVVRSDENTRLLLDVDARFSPESAGQQGVEGVDENIIDLTPGFEERLRKATEEAVGVLKSRLAAEKDPLVRQDLEILVQAAEDSIQGSLLEEKYQVPYFNLSRLIFYSTRALLDDQIAEQRRPAALVRLRKYTGMAPGHKPLTELATALMRERMKNPALLMPVKSEVERDLGNSGYLVEGVGQLFGRYQIAGYEAPFAKLKEQLAAYDEFLRKEVLPKARTDFRLPPELYAFNLRQYGVDIPPGELVERAHQAFREIRLEMQKIAPEVARLRGWNGATDYRDVIRKLKKDQLIGEAILPHYRERLGRIEDIIRRQKLVTLPERAARIRLASAAESAGLPAPNMRPPRLLGNTGEMGEFILPLNIPAPPGSKEATQRMDDFTHEAASWSLVAHEARPGHEMQFAAIVENGVSSARVIYAFNSTNVEGWGLYSEAIIKPYMSLEGQLCSLQFRLQRAARAFLDPELQMGKVTPQQAHDVLTTEVVLSDAMANQEVERYTFRAPGQATAYFYGYTRLVDLRHELEGKLGAKFDQQKFHDFILAQGLLPPDLLRKAVLEEFVDKDAVKVGN